The following proteins are encoded in a genomic region of Synechococcus sp. CBW1002:
- the gmd gene encoding GDP-mannose 4,6-dehydratase: MRKTALITGISGQDGSYLAELLLEKGYAVHGIKRRASSFNTQRIDHLYQDPHALDRADSAPPLVLHYGDLTDSTNLIRIVQQVQPDEIYNLGAQSHVAVSFESPEYTANCDALGTLRILEAVRILGLSAKTRIYQASTSELYGLVQEIPQKESTPFYPRSPYGVAKLYAYWITVNYREAYGMYACNGILFNHESPRRGETFVTRKITRGLARIDAGLEPCLFMGNLDSLRDWGHARDYVEMQWRMLQQDGPPEDFVIATGRQESVRRFIELAAEQLGWGGIRWSGDGVNEVGRRAGTDQVVVRIDPRYFRPAEVATLLGDPSRAQQKLGWTPTTTLEELVAEMVAEDQQEAAKEATLRREGFKVVGSMENPPTTPHMLEKAGLGLG; the protein is encoded by the coding sequence ATGCGCAAGACGGCACTGATCACCGGCATCTCCGGGCAGGACGGCTCCTACCTGGCGGAGCTGCTGCTCGAGAAGGGCTATGCGGTGCATGGCATCAAGCGCCGGGCCAGCAGCTTCAACACCCAGCGGATCGATCATCTCTACCAGGATCCCCATGCCCTGGACCGGGCAGATTCGGCGCCGCCCCTGGTGCTCCACTACGGCGACCTCACCGACAGCACCAACCTGATCCGGATCGTGCAGCAGGTGCAGCCCGATGAGATCTACAACCTCGGCGCCCAGAGCCACGTGGCGGTGAGTTTCGAGAGCCCGGAATACACCGCCAACTGCGACGCCCTCGGCACCCTGCGGATTCTGGAGGCGGTGCGGATTCTGGGGCTCAGCGCGAAAACCCGCATCTACCAGGCCAGCACCAGCGAGCTCTATGGCCTGGTGCAGGAGATCCCCCAGAAGGAGAGCACGCCCTTCTACCCCCGCAGCCCCTACGGCGTGGCGAAGCTCTATGCCTACTGGATCACGGTGAACTACCGCGAGGCCTACGGCATGTATGCCTGCAACGGCATCCTGTTCAACCACGAGAGCCCGCGGCGGGGCGAAACCTTCGTGACCCGCAAGATCACCCGCGGTCTGGCCCGCATCGATGCGGGGCTGGAGCCGTGCCTGTTCATGGGCAACCTCGATTCCCTGCGCGACTGGGGCCACGCCCGCGACTACGTCGAGATGCAGTGGCGGATGCTGCAGCAGGATGGTCCGCCGGAAGACTTCGTGATCGCCACCGGCCGGCAGGAGAGTGTGCGGCGCTTCATCGAGCTCGCGGCTGAACAGCTGGGCTGGGGCGGCATCCGCTGGAGCGGAGACGGGGTGAACGAGGTGGGCCGGCGCGCCGGCACCGATCAGGTGGTGGTGCGCATTGATCCGCGCTACTTCCGCCCCGCCGAGGTGGCCACCCTGCTGGGCGATCCCAGCCGCGCCCAGCAGAAACTGGGCTGGACCCCCACCACCACCCTCGAGGAACTGGTGGCCGAGATGGTGGCCGAAGACCAGCAGGAGGCAGCGAAGGAGGCCACCCTGCGCCGCGAAGGCTTCAAGGTGGTGGGGTCGATGGAGAACCCTCCCACGACCCCCCACATGCTCGAGAAAGCAGGGCTGGGGCTCGGTTGA
- a CDS encoding GDP-L-fucose synthase — protein sequence MGANLIHPSDRIFVAGHRGMAGGAICRALERRGYTHRLTADRAELDLEDAVAVRQWFEANRPQVVVLAAAKVGGIHFNDTYPADFLLDNLKIETHVIESAWRCGTRRLLFLGSSCIYPRLAQQPIREEALLTGPLEPTNEWYAIAKITGIKLCAALRRQYGFDAISLMPTNLYGPGDNYHPTHSHVLPALIRRFHEAKLAHAPSVTCWGSGSPLREFLHADDLGEACVHALETYAPDPADPVQHLNVGTGIDLPIRELAQLVAGAVGYQGEILWDTTKPDGTPRKQLDVSRIEATGWKARIPLAEGLVSTYADFLAPGTRL from the coding sequence ATGGGCGCCAACCTGATCCATCCCTCCGACCGCATCTTCGTGGCCGGCCACCGCGGCATGGCCGGCGGGGCGATCTGCCGGGCCCTGGAGCGGCGGGGTTACACCCATCGGCTCACCGCCGATCGCGCCGAGCTCGATCTGGAGGATGCGGTGGCGGTGCGCCAGTGGTTCGAGGCGAACCGGCCCCAGGTGGTGGTCCTGGCGGCGGCGAAGGTGGGCGGCATCCACTTCAACGACACCTATCCCGCCGATTTCCTGCTCGACAACCTCAAGATCGAGACCCATGTGATCGAGAGTGCCTGGCGGTGCGGCACCCGCCGGTTGCTGTTTCTCGGCAGCAGTTGCATCTATCCCCGCCTGGCGCAGCAGCCGATCCGTGAGGAGGCGCTGCTCACCGGGCCGCTCGAGCCCACGAATGAGTGGTATGCGATCGCCAAGATCACCGGCATCAAGCTGTGCGCGGCCCTGCGGCGGCAATACGGGTTCGACGCGATCAGCCTGATGCCCACCAACCTCTACGGGCCCGGCGACAACTACCACCCCACCCACAGCCACGTGTTGCCCGCCCTGATCCGCCGCTTCCACGAGGCGAAGCTGGCCCACGCCCCCAGCGTCACCTGCTGGGGCAGCGGCTCGCCGCTGCGGGAATTCCTCCATGCCGATGATCTCGGCGAGGCCTGTGTGCATGCTCTCGAGACCTACGCCCCTGATCCGGCGGATCCGGTGCAGCACCTCAACGTGGGCACCGGCATTGATCTGCCGATCCGGGAGTTGGCCCAGTTGGTGGCCGGCGCCGTGGGCTACCAGGGCGAGATCCTCTGGGACACCACCAAGCCGGATGGCACCCCCAGGAAGCAGCTCGATGTGAGCCGGATCGAGGCCACCGGCTGGAAGGCCCGCATCCCTCTGGCCGAAGGGCTGGTGAGCACCTACGCCGATTTCCTCGCCCCTGGCACCCGTCTCTGA
- a CDS encoding universal stress protein, with the protein MAFAHLLVPTDGSAASGKAVTQAVELARSLGSRITLLHVRENVALSLVGMGEMVEPTTIEALLQAAKDDSTRILADARAVAEQAGVPVSTESSSADGVHSSILEAVERLGCDLIVMASHGRRGLVGLLLGSETQRVLVQAPCPVLVVR; encoded by the coding sequence ATGGCCTTCGCCCATCTGCTGGTGCCCACCGATGGCTCTGCCGCATCCGGGAAGGCGGTGACGCAGGCGGTGGAGCTGGCCCGCAGCCTGGGCAGCCGCATCACCCTGCTGCATGTGCGCGAGAACGTGGCGCTCTCGTTGGTGGGCATGGGCGAAATGGTGGAACCCACCACGATCGAAGCGCTGCTGCAGGCCGCCAAAGACGACTCGACGCGGATCCTGGCGGACGCCCGAGCGGTGGCCGAGCAGGCCGGCGTGCCGGTGAGCACCGAGAGCAGCAGTGCCGACGGGGTGCACAGCAGCATCCTTGAGGCCGTGGAGCGTCTCGGCTGCGACCTGATCGTGATGGCCTCCCATGGCCGGCGGGGCCTGGTGGGCCTGCTGCTGGGCAGCGAGACCCAGCGGGTGCTGGTGCAGGCGCCCTGTCCGGTGCTGGTGGTGCGCTGA
- a CDS encoding cation:proton antiporter gives MAEYLAANPLGSFALLLALSVLVPPLFRRMRLPDLVGLLVAGVLVGPHALGWLTPDSPTVALLSDVGVVYLLFIAGLEIDLAEFQRIRQRSFRFGLLTFSLPMVAGTALGFFSGFGAVSAVLLGSVLASHTPLGYPIVRSYGAMREESVTVAIGGTIFTDIASLLVLALCISLGQGSFSALGLVGLLVKVAVFATTTVVVIRRLGHALVRRSGDGDGRLLVAVLLALFLSAVGAELAGVEKIVGAFLAGLAVNAVLPEGPVKEQVILVGASLFIPIFFIDLGLLLDVPVFLRTVMGFGFAAALIGVLVASKGLAAWLSGLIYRYSGAEMLTLWSLSLPQVAATLAATTVGFRAGLLNETVLNSVLALMVVTAILGPALTSMAMARLREERTAALQTDASTGQLALVHRALRVMVPIANPANERALLGMASQLIGGEEGREGLVLPLAVVTPSRSEAERQGSMALTTDLARARQLLLDTEAISRVLRFRSSPLLRVDHEVAGGIARAALEQGADLLVVGVGSPARLGRWLFGDLVDGLCRQAHCPVVVTRLRRNPRELRRLLVPIKDLSASALEQVQLAERIANSVSTTPGGPPGTAEAPSGPVRITLLHLHDPRLPESERQQIRQQLQHWLPDPDARRPRVAVDVQLVPSLAIEAGILRQASLHDLVILRSQRRLVGGLPIAASDRASWLLRRLSCSTLVISDPLH, from the coding sequence GTGGCCGAGTACCTGGCTGCCAATCCGCTCGGCAGCTTCGCTCTGCTGCTCGCCCTGAGTGTGCTGGTGCCGCCCCTGTTCCGGCGGATGCGGCTGCCCGATCTGGTGGGATTGCTGGTGGCCGGTGTGCTGGTGGGCCCCCATGCCCTCGGCTGGCTCACGCCGGACAGCCCCACCGTGGCCCTGCTCTCCGATGTGGGCGTGGTCTATCTGCTGTTCATCGCCGGTCTGGAGATCGACCTGGCCGAATTCCAGCGGATCCGCCAGCGTTCGTTTCGCTTCGGGCTGCTCACCTTCAGCCTGCCGATGGTCGCCGGCACGGCGCTGGGCTTCTTCAGCGGCTTCGGGGCGGTGAGCGCGGTGCTGCTGGGCTCGGTTCTGGCCTCCCACACCCCTCTTGGGTACCCGATCGTGCGCAGCTACGGCGCCATGCGGGAGGAATCGGTGACCGTGGCGATCGGCGGCACGATCTTCACGGACATCGCCTCCCTGCTGGTGCTGGCGCTGTGCATCAGCCTCGGCCAGGGCAGCTTCTCAGCCCTGGGGCTGGTCGGGCTGCTGGTCAAGGTGGCGGTCTTCGCCACCACCACGGTGGTGGTGATCCGGCGTCTGGGCCATGCCCTGGTGCGCCGCAGCGGCGACGGCGACGGGCGGCTGCTGGTGGCGGTGCTGCTCGCCCTGTTTCTCTCGGCCGTCGGAGCGGAACTGGCCGGGGTGGAGAAGATCGTGGGGGCCTTTCTGGCCGGGCTGGCGGTGAACGCCGTGCTGCCGGAGGGGCCGGTGAAGGAGCAGGTGATCCTGGTGGGGGCCAGCCTGTTCATCCCGATCTTCTTCATCGATCTGGGGCTGCTGCTCGATGTGCCGGTGTTCCTGCGCACCGTGATGGGCTTCGGCTTTGCGGCCGCCCTGATCGGCGTTCTGGTGGCCAGCAAGGGCCTGGCCGCCTGGCTCTCCGGCCTGATCTACCGCTACAGCGGCGCCGAGATGCTCACCCTCTGGTCGTTGTCATTGCCCCAGGTGGCCGCCACCCTGGCCGCCACCACGGTGGGATTCCGCGCCGGGCTGCTCAACGAAACGGTGCTGAACAGCGTGCTGGCGTTGATGGTGGTGACGGCGATCCTGGGGCCGGCCCTCACCAGCATGGCGATGGCCCGCCTGCGCGAGGAGCGCACCGCGGCTCTCCAGACCGACGCCTCGACCGGCCAGCTGGCGCTGGTGCACCGGGCCCTGCGGGTGATGGTGCCGATCGCCAATCCCGCCAACGAGCGGGCCCTGCTGGGCATGGCCAGCCAGCTGATCGGCGGGGAAGAGGGCCGCGAGGGGCTGGTGCTGCCTCTGGCGGTGGTGACCCCCTCCCGCTCCGAGGCGGAACGGCAGGGCTCCATGGCCCTCACCACAGACCTGGCCCGGGCCCGCCAGCTGCTGCTCGACACCGAAGCGATCAGTCGCGTCCTCCGCTTCCGCAGCAGCCCCCTGCTGCGGGTGGATCACGAGGTGGCCGGCGGCATCGCCAGGGCGGCCCTGGAGCAGGGGGCCGACCTGCTGGTGGTGGGGGTGGGATCGCCGGCGCGGCTGGGCCGCTGGCTGTTCGGAGATCTGGTGGATGGGCTCTGCCGCCAGGCCCATTGCCCGGTGGTGGTGACCCGCCTGCGGCGCAACCCGCGCGAGCTGCGCCGCCTGCTGGTGCCGATCAAAGACCTCTCGGCCAGTGCCCTGGAGCAGGTGCAACTGGCCGAGCGCATCGCCAACAGCGTCAGCACCACGCCAGGGGGCCCGCCTGGAACGGCAGAAGCGCCATCCGGGCCGGTGCGGATCACCCTGCTGCACCTGCATGATCCCCGCCTGCCGGAGAGCGAACGCCAGCAGATCCGGCAGCAGTTGCAGCACTGGTTGCCCGACCCCGACGCCCGCCGCCCGCGGGTGGCGGTGGATGTGCAGCTGGTGCCCAGCCTGGCGATCGAGGCCGGCATCCTGCGCCAGGCCAGCCTGCACGATCTGGTGATCCTGCGCTCCCAGCGGCGGCTGGTGGGCGGCCTGCCGATCGCCGCCAGCGACCGCGCCAGCTGGCTGCTGCGCCGGCTGAGCTGCTCCACCCTGGTGATCAGCGACCCACTGCACTGA
- a CDS encoding ParB-like protein, protein MPIASLRPTQLCVGRAEVQRRHADFSRDSPDDRRAYLRKKPVPMARNAAGLLWMVDRHHRLSGLFSLDPLASAFGYVALEIATTDLKASLSALHQRGWLYLYNGRGHGPLDPAALPNHLGELQDDPYRSLVWKLKQEGVIAPAPLIPFHEFRWGAWLRRRSLPPFSSMRLEPALPAARALARSTAASHLAGWQGL, encoded by the coding sequence GTGCCGATCGCCTCGCTGCGGCCCACCCAGCTGTGCGTGGGCCGGGCCGAGGTGCAGCGGCGCCACGCCGATTTCTCCCGCGACAGCCCCGACGACAGGCGCGCCTACCTGCGCAAGAAGCCCGTACCCATGGCGCGCAACGCCGCCGGATTGCTCTGGATGGTGGACCGCCATCACCGGCTCAGCGGATTGTTCTCCCTCGATCCACTGGCTTCCGCGTTCGGTTACGTGGCCCTGGAGATTGCAACCACGGATCTCAAGGCCAGCCTGAGCGCCCTGCATCAACGCGGCTGGCTGTATCTCTATAACGGCCGCGGCCATGGTCCGCTCGATCCCGCCGCGCTGCCCAACCATCTGGGGGAGCTGCAGGATGACCCCTACCGCAGCCTGGTCTGGAAGCTGAAGCAGGAGGGGGTGATCGCCCCGGCTCCCCTGATTCCCTTCCACGAGTTCCGCTGGGGAGCCTGGCTGCGCCGACGCTCCCTGCCACCCTTCAGCTCCATGCGGCTGGAGCCGGCCCTGCCAGCCGCCCGGGCCCTGGCCCGCTCCACCGCCGCCTCCCACCTGGCCGGCTGGCAAGGGCTGTAG
- a CDS encoding sirohydrochlorin chelatase, protein MVCGHGSRNRLAVAEFAALAEQLRARLAPVPVDYGYLEFARPILRDGLERLRQQGVRHVLAVPAMLFAAGHAKNDIPSVLNTYAAETGLVIDYGRELGVDLKMIQAAGARIREAIETADAAARARGEEPVGPHDTCLVVVGRGSSDPDANSNVAKVTRMLVEGFGFGWGETVYSGVTFPLVEPGLRQVVKLGHRRLVVFPYFLFSGVLVSRILQHSQRVADDHPDVEMVSASYLGDHPLVLATFAERVDEVLRGDTAMNCSLCKYRAQVLGFEREVGAPQHSHHHHVEGLVESCTLCERECTGACQPDGVPIPLGGAAAAHSHSHDPAHSHDHAHGSAQEAEPGHHHPPYPHADHPLGPRTLRG, encoded by the coding sequence ATGGTGTGCGGCCACGGCAGCCGCAACCGCCTGGCGGTGGCTGAGTTCGCCGCCCTGGCGGAGCAGCTGCGCGCCCGGCTGGCGCCGGTCCCGGTCGACTACGGCTATCTCGAGTTCGCCCGCCCGATCCTGCGCGATGGCCTCGAGCGGCTGCGGCAGCAGGGGGTGCGCCATGTGCTGGCGGTGCCGGCGATGCTGTTCGCCGCCGGCCACGCCAAGAACGACATCCCCTCGGTGCTCAACACCTACGCCGCCGAGACGGGCCTGGTGATCGACTACGGCCGCGAGCTGGGGGTGGATCTCAAGATGATCCAGGCGGCCGGTGCCCGTATCCGTGAAGCCATCGAGACTGCCGATGCCGCCGCCCGCGCCCGCGGCGAGGAGCCGGTGGGCCCGCACGACACCTGCCTGGTGGTGGTGGGGCGCGGCTCCTCCGATCCCGACGCCAACTCCAACGTGGCCAAGGTGACGCGGATGCTGGTGGAGGGCTTCGGCTTCGGCTGGGGTGAAACCGTCTATTCCGGCGTCACCTTTCCCCTGGTGGAGCCGGGGCTGCGGCAGGTGGTCAAGCTGGGCCACCGGCGGCTGGTGGTGTTCCCCTACTTCCTCTTTTCCGGCGTGCTGGTCAGCCGGATCCTGCAGCACAGCCAGCGCGTCGCCGACGACCACCCCGACGTGGAGATGGTGTCTGCGTCTTACCTGGGCGATCACCCGCTGGTGCTGGCCACCTTTGCCGAACGGGTCGACGAGGTGCTGCGGGGCGACACCGCCATGAACTGCTCGCTCTGTAAATACCGTGCCCAGGTGCTGGGCTTCGAGCGGGAGGTGGGGGCGCCGCAGCACAGCCATCACCACCATGTCGAGGGGCTGGTCGAGAGCTGCACCCTCTGCGAGCGCGAATGCACCGGCGCCTGCCAGCCGGATGGGGTGCCGATTCCCCTGGGGGGGGCAGCCGCTGCCCATAGCCACAGCCACGACCCTGCCCACAGCCACGATCACGCCCATGGGTCTGCGCAGGAGGCGGAGCCCGGCCATCACCATCCCCCCTATCCCCACGCCGACCACCCCCTGGGCCCACGAACCCTGCGCGGCTGA
- a CDS encoding DUF2811 domain-containing protein — protein sequence MAAPSEGFSGSIGSDPAHSRVSLEAEVPEALFDGMRDFLGHHPQWDQYRLMTSALAGFLFQNGCTDSCVTQHYLNGLFLRP from the coding sequence ATGGCAGCTCCCTCGGAAGGCTTCAGCGGCAGCATCGGCAGTGACCCTGCCCACAGCCGCGTCAGCCTCGAGGCCGAGGTGCCGGAAGCCCTGTTCGATGGCATGCGCGACTTCCTCGGTCACCATCCCCAGTGGGACCAGTACCGGCTGATGACCTCCGCCCTGGCCGGCTTCCTGTTTCAGAACGGCTGCACCGACAGCTGCGTGACGCAGCACTACCTCAACGGCCTGTTCCTGCGGCCCTGA
- a CDS encoding GMC oxidoreductase codes for MVLAEAGARVLVLEAGPDLSPRQALGSEPANSLRRISSLMAGNQRLQAEHPGYWKANPRLYVDERALPYSTPPDRPFLWSRGRQVGGKSLTWGGITLRLSEAEFRAADRDGHGPCWPIGSRDLDPYYSRLERFLGVHGDRDGLPQLPDGDTRPPLPLTPAERNLGASIGRDLALPLICSRGFALHRPSPEQPWPASSSPGGALARARATGRVQLRSEAVVSHVELDAGGNRAEAVVFLDGRSGNLQRQTARLVVLCASTIETLRILLHSSEEQRSGGLVDPSGTLGHYLMDHISTSRFFSIPDQPAPEGPTELSGAGSCFIPNTVNLPASMKTTALGKTGALAGATDEPPPDFLRGYGLWCAIQRMDPPRPFQRRPGEAVGFLIGHGEVLPQAHNRVSLDPDLRDGFGLPAAHIDCRWGENERRMVDHMHRRIEAAVTSAGGTIRPLDQLYVLPLVEPLVKRGAAFAPGAAPPGYYIHELGGARMAARETDGVVNRWNQCWRAPNLLVVDGACWPTAGWQSPTLTEMAITWRACAAAAERLGRGDEALEA; via the coding sequence ATGGTGCTGGCGGAAGCCGGCGCCCGGGTGCTGGTGCTGGAGGCCGGCCCTGATCTCAGCCCGCGCCAGGCCCTGGGCAGCGAACCGGCCAACAGCCTGCGGCGGATCAGCAGCCTGATGGCCGGCAACCAGCGCCTGCAGGCCGAGCACCCGGGTTACTGGAAGGCCAACCCACGGCTCTACGTGGATGAGCGTGCCCTGCCCTACAGCACGCCGCCGGATCGGCCCTTTCTCTGGAGCCGCGGCCGCCAGGTGGGCGGCAAGAGCCTCACCTGGGGGGGCATCACCCTGCGGCTGTCGGAGGCCGAATTCCGGGCTGCCGACCGGGATGGCCACGGCCCCTGCTGGCCGATCGGCAGCCGCGATCTGGATCCGTACTACAGCCGGCTGGAGCGGTTTCTGGGGGTGCACGGCGACCGCGATGGCCTGCCCCAGCTCCCCGATGGCGACACCCGGCCTCCCCTGCCCCTCACCCCGGCGGAACGGAACCTGGGGGCCAGCATCGGGCGCGACCTGGCCCTGCCCCTGATCTGCTCGCGCGGCTTTGCCCTGCACCGGCCCAGCCCGGAGCAGCCCTGGCCCGCCTCCAGCTCCCCCGGCGGCGCCTTGGCCCGGGCGCGGGCCACGGGGCGCGTGCAGCTGCGCAGCGAGGCGGTGGTGAGCCACGTGGAGCTCGATGCCGGCGGCAACCGCGCCGAGGCGGTGGTGTTCCTCGATGGCCGCAGCGGCAACCTGCAGCGCCAGACGGCGCGACTGGTGGTGCTGTGCGCCTCCACGATCGAGACCCTGCGCATCCTGCTGCACTCCAGCGAGGAGCAGCGCAGCGGCGGCCTGGTGGATCCCTCCGGCACGTTGGGGCACTACCTGATGGATCACATCTCCACCAGCCGCTTCTTCTCGATCCCCGACCAGCCGGCACCTGAGGGGCCCACGGAGCTGTCGGGGGCGGGCAGCTGCTTCATCCCCAACACCGTGAACCTGCCCGCGAGCATGAAGACCACTGCGCTGGGCAAGACTGGGGCACTGGCCGGGGCGACGGACGAACCTCCTCCGGATTTCTTGCGCGGCTACGGGCTCTGGTGTGCGATCCAGCGCATGGATCCGCCGAGGCCCTTCCAGCGGCGGCCAGGCGAAGCGGTGGGCTTCCTGATCGGCCACGGCGAGGTGCTGCCCCAGGCGCACAACCGGGTGAGCCTCGATCCGGATCTGCGCGACGGCTTTGGCCTACCGGCCGCCCACATCGACTGCCGCTGGGGCGAGAACGAGCGGCGGATGGTGGATCACATGCACCGCCGCATCGAAGCGGCGGTGACCAGCGCCGGCGGCACCATCCGGCCGCTGGACCAGCTCTATGTGCTGCCCCTGGTGGAACCCCTGGTGAAGCGTGGGGCCGCCTTCGCCCCAGGGGCGGCACCGCCGGGTTACTACATCCACGAACTGGGCGGGGCCCGCATGGCCGCCCGCGAAACGGACGGGGTGGTGAACCGCTGGAACCAGTGTTGGCGGGCCCCCAACCTGCTGGTGGTGGATGGGGCCTGCTGGCCCACGGCCGGCTGGCAGAGCCCCACCCTCACCGAGATGGCGATCACCTGGCGCGCCTGCGCCGCCGCCGCCGAGCGGCTGGGGCGGGGTGACGAGGCCCTGGAGGCCTGA
- a CDS encoding Zn-dependent hydrolase has protein sequence MTLSSDPRSSHLLAGAQPGGSSLPAASPERLPALSINDTRLADRLEQLGRIGRQPSGAIRRLAFSPEDLQARALVQGWMEEAGLEVRIDAAGNLIGRLAGRSPQRGCLATGSHIDTVPSGGLYDGALGVMGGLEVAQTLQEAGVQLDHPLEVIVFADEENTMVGCKSMVGRAPAEAEAYRTTIGEPIATCLERIGGDWQQRSTAQRRPEDLACFLELHVEQGGVLEAVGKQIGVVEGVVGQQRYTITVDGQANHAGTTPMGMRRDALTTAAQLVLAIEDMARHFPGDPVATVGKLQVWPNAANIVPGRVEMTLDMRDLSHDVIDHMRAHLQRKIENIAVASRTRIALEPQFVVDPTPAAAAVQEVIVQSCEALGYSHTHLPSRASHDAQEMGRLSLMGMVFVPSRDGVSHSAQEFTSPQQCAAGVQVLLDSLLRLDRQLA, from the coding sequence TTGACCCTCTCCAGCGACCCCCGATCCAGCCACCTCCTGGCCGGCGCCCAACCGGGCGGATCCAGCCTGCCCGCGGCCAGTCCCGAACGCCTGCCGGCGCTGTCGATCAATGACACCCGGCTGGCGGACCGCCTCGAGCAGCTGGGCCGGATCGGCCGGCAACCCTCCGGCGCGATCCGGCGGCTGGCCTTCAGCCCGGAAGACCTGCAGGCCCGCGCCCTCGTGCAGGGCTGGATGGAGGAGGCCGGTCTGGAGGTGCGGATCGATGCGGCCGGCAACCTGATCGGCCGGCTGGCGGGCCGGTCGCCGCAGCGCGGCTGCCTGGCCACCGGCTCCCACATCGACACCGTGCCCTCCGGTGGGCTCTACGACGGCGCCCTGGGGGTGATGGGCGGCCTCGAGGTGGCCCAGACCCTGCAGGAGGCGGGGGTTCAGCTGGACCACCCGCTCGAGGTGATCGTCTTCGCCGATGAGGAGAACACGATGGTGGGCTGCAAGTCGATGGTGGGGCGGGCTCCCGCCGAAGCGGAGGCCTACCGCACCACGATCGGTGAGCCGATCGCCACCTGTCTGGAGCGGATCGGCGGCGACTGGCAGCAGCGGAGCACCGCCCAGCGGCGCCCCGAAGACCTCGCCTGCTTCCTGGAGCTGCATGTGGAGCAGGGGGGCGTGCTCGAAGCGGTGGGCAAGCAGATCGGCGTGGTGGAAGGAGTGGTGGGGCAGCAGCGCTACACCATCACGGTGGACGGCCAGGCCAACCATGCCGGCACCACACCGATGGGAATGCGCCGCGATGCCCTCACCACGGCGGCCCAGCTGGTGCTGGCGATCGAGGATATGGCCCGCCATTTCCCCGGTGATCCGGTGGCCACGGTGGGCAAGCTGCAGGTCTGGCCCAACGCGGCCAACATCGTGCCGGGGCGGGTGGAGATGACGCTCGACATGCGCGATCTCTCCCACGACGTGATTGATCACATGCGCGCCCACCTGCAGCGCAAGATCGAGAACATCGCCGTGGCCAGCCGCACCCGCATCGCCCTGGAGCCGCAGTTCGTGGTGGATCCCACCCCTGCGGCGGCGGCCGTCCAGGAGGTGATCGTGCAGAGCTGCGAGGCGCTCGGCTACAGCCACACCCACCTGCCGAGCCGCGCCAGCCACGACGCCCAGGAGATGGGCCGTCTGAGCCTGATGGGCATGGTGTTCGTGCCCAGCCGCGACGGCGTCAGCCATTCGGCCCAGGAGTTCACCTCGCCGCAGCAATGCGCCGCCGGGGTGCAGGTGCTGCTCGACAGCCTGCTGCGCCTCGATCGCCAGCTGGCCTAG